ATTCGTGACTGGAAACCTGCTCTCAATCGCTTCGCGATTGAATTCGGCGATCGCTTTCCAACTTGAGTTTTTACCCTTGACACAATCTATTTGACATACCCCTCAATTTCGGGGAATAGATACCCTAATAGACGCAATGGTATTGGGTCAAGACTTGAATCGGCTCCTTAATGAAACGCCCAATTCCCGCAAAACTCTCTATTTGGATGACTATCCAGCCGTCAATCCCCTGCTGGCTCTCCGGATGGCAGTCAATCAAGTTTTAGAAATTAACCAACTTCCAGGAGGTTTCCCTAGCATCAGTGCCGATGGACAGCTCATTGTCACCTTATCCTTCGATCGCACTACCACCACTATCTACGATCGAGTTGGCAACCGTCTTTTGCAGGGACCCTTTTTCAACTTCAGTGCTGATGGACAACTCATTGCCACCTCCTCCTCTGATAACACCACCAGCACTATCTACGATCGCACTGGCAACCTCATCCTCACCTTGCGGGGGGGCTTTCCCAGCATTAGTACCGATGGACAGCTGATTGTCACTACCTCCCCTGATGGCAACAGCACTATCTACGATCGCACTGGCAACCCCATCCTCACAGTGCAGGGGAGATCTCCTAGCTTTAGTGCCGATGGACAGCTGATTGTCACTACCTCCCCTGATGGCAACAGCACTGTCTACGATCGCACTGGCAACCCCATCCTCACAGTGCAAGGGGTCAATCCCAGATTCAGTGCCGATGGACAGCTAATTGTCACTGACTCCCCCGAACGCACCACCAGCACTATCTATGATCGCGCTGGCAATCGTCTTTTGCAGGGACCCTTTCCCAACTTCAGTTTGGATGGACAGCTGATTGTCACTACCTCCTCCGATGGCACCACCAGCATTGTCTACGATCGCACTAGCAACCGTACCCTCACCTTGCAGGGGGGCTATCCCAGATTTAGTGCGGATGGACAGCTGATTGGCACTACCTCCCCTGATGGCACCACCAGCACTATCTACGATCGCACTGGCAACCCCATCTTCACCTTGCAGGGGGGTGGTCCTAGCTTTAGTGCGGATGGACAGCTGATTGGCATTACCTCCCCCAACTTCAACAGCACTATCTACGATCGCACTGGTAACCCCATCTTCACCTTACCGGGAGGCTATCCCAGCATCAGTGCCGATCGACGGCTGATTGGCACTACCTCCCCTGACGAAAACAGTTACATCTACGAGCGTACTGGCAACAGCACCCTCACCCTACAGGGGGTCAATCCCAGATTCAGTGCCGATGGACAGTTGATTGTCACCGACTCCTCCGATGGCACCAGTTACATCTATGATCGCACTGATAATCGCACCCTCACCTTACAGAAGGGCTATTCCAGCATCAGTGCCGATGGACAACTGATTGTCACCTCTACCCTCGATAACACCACTAGCACTATCTACGATCGCACTGGCAATCCTATCCTCACCTTGCAAGGGGGCTATTCCAGAATCAGTGCTGATGGACAGCTGATTGTCACTTCCTCCGATGGCAACAGCACTATCTACGATCGCACTGGCAATCCTATCCTCACCTTGCAAGGGAGCAATCCCAGCATCAGTGCCGATGGACAGATAATAGGCACTACTTCCTCCGATGGCAACAGCACTGTCTACGATCACACTAGCAACCGCCTCCTTACCTTACCAGGGTCTAATCCCAGCATCAGTGCTGATGGACAGCTCATTGGCACCACCTCCTTCCCCGATGGCAACAGCACTATCTACGATCGCACTGGCAACCCCATCCTCACAGTGCAGGGGAAATCTCCTAGCTTCAGTGCCGATGGACAGCTGATTGGCACTACCTACTCCGATAACACCACCAGCACTATCTACAATCGCGCTGGCAACCCCATCCTCACCTTGCAAGGGGGCTATCCCAGACTTAGTGCCGATGGACAGTTCATTATCACCTCCCCCGATTTCATCACCAGCTATATCTACGATCGCGCTGGCAACCGTCTCTTTCAAGGAATCAATCCCAGCTTCAGTGCCGATGGGCAACTCATCGCGATTACCTCCTCCGATGGCACCACCAGCACGGTCTATGATCGCTCCTTCAAACCTGTTGCAGAATTTCCCGGTTCTAACCCGGTCTTTACTCCCGATGGTCGGTATCTCATCACCTCTGTCTCAGACAATCAAAGCCAGATGTGGCAAATCGATAATGGCTTAGATGACCTGCTAGCACGAGGTTGTAGCCTACTTCGCACCTACTTCAACACCTACCCAGAAGCCCTAGAGCAACTACCCGTCTGCCAAACCTCAACCCCAAATCGCCCCTCCTCATAGCCTCCGTACGGGCACAGCATTTGGCAGAGCTATCCTTGCACCACTCCCCAGTTCCTCGCCCAAATACTACGCCCTCCAAATCGTCCCCAAGCGTGCGGCTTCGCCGTTACCGCAAGGGTCGCCCCTCCTCATCCCCTCTTCTCCAGAAACACCCGCACTTGGCACCGATGCGAAGCGCGTCTTCGGGTAAACCGAAACACCTTCTGCTAGGGGCTTTGGCTTTACCAAGCTCAATCCAGCGGGGAGGCAGTGGCGTCCCCCAATCAGGGGTTTGGGGAAGAATTCCCCAATGCCTGGTTCTCCATCCTGTTTTGAGTGACATCCCCAATGGATATTTTGGAGCGAGTCCCCCAAATGCTCGGATTCTCAAAGTCCCCCAATTTTGGGGGATACAGGGGGCTAAAACGCTGAACCATACACCAACGCCCCCACATCACACACCATCACCACCGCATCCCCCGTATCAGGCGATCGCCCCAAACGTTTCTTAATCTCTGCCTTCTCCTCCACCTGAATCCCCCGGAGTGATAGGAACCAACGCGGAGCAGTCAAGTCTCCCAACAGTTTTGGATGTGGCGGCAGAGCCAGCGTAGCCCCATGCTCAGGGTCTAACATCTCTCTCAGTTTCCAATACGCCTCAGCTCGCTTATTCACAAAGCCAAATTGACCGCTACGGGTTCTGAGAGCCGATGCTGTAGAACCATTAAAGGCGTAGGGCTGATGACCTAACCCCTTCAAATGGTCATGACAAGAAGACCCCCAACCTATGACATCGATGCTCATCCGAGCATTACCCTGTCGATGCTGTAAAAGCTTACTAGCAGCGGTTGCCCCATCTGGTGTGTCTTTGCCGGGATAACCCCACAGAAACACATTATCCCCGTGTCTGGTGGCAATCACTGTCTCATCCGTTCCACCTCTGGCAATGTCACCCGCGATCGCATCCTGAAGAATGTTGCGGATTGTGGGCATCGTCTCGTTAGTCCTGGTAGGGTCATACCCCGCGCCCCACCGTTGCCGCCATCGGTCTTGAGCCAGTTCTACCCATGCCGTAGGAATCACCTGATACGGGTCATCCTGCATGGATGAGGCGAAGTCTGTTAATGCCGCCAGCTCTGGAGGCAGATTGGCTAACAGGCGATCATACCCCGTCGCCATCAGTAGAGCGTTGTCAGAGGTTTTTGACAGGATAAAGCATCGACTCATAGGGGTGATGCCCTGCTGCGGTTCAGGTCCGTCCACCTCATCGCGCCCGATGTAATACCTCACCTCCCCACTCATGGCAGGTCTAGGATGTTTCTTGTCCAACCACGGAGCCAGATAAGAAATGATCCATCTCTGCTCTGGAGAAGTCGGAGGGTTGAAGCTACAGACCGTGCGGCACCGTTGCCCCGGTTCTGCTGTACGGTTCCAAGTCTTGATGTAGGTGTATTGCGTTTCTAGAAACTGATTCACCTCGTCAAATGCCTTCAGGTCATGCGCTTGACCCTGGTATTTATATTTGCTGCTCTCATCCTTACAGCCGCCCAATTGGATGTAGCGACCATTCACCCTAAACTCATTCGTTGGGACACGCCCCGTAATCTCAGCCAGTCTCACCTTGATCGCCGCCAGGTCGAGCGCACGACGACGCAGAATCAGCGATCGCCTATGTTGGGTCAGAGCCAGTCCCAGGATGAGATCTGATTTACCACCGCCAGGACTACCCCCATAAAACAGTTCATCCGCAGGACAGTGATACGCCAACGACTGAGAACCCGGCTGAGGTTGCCACTCCAACGTGACCTTAGCTGGAAACAGTTCATCCAACTCACGCAATTTACGCTGAATTCTCTTCAGACCTGACGGCATTCGTGTACCACTTCCTCTTCGACCAAAAGAGTAGACACACTATCGGTTAAGACTTGGATCAACTCCTTCTAGATAGTTGTGGAGAACCCGATGTGCAGACTTGTGATCTCCTTTTGGAGTTAAGTTACACATCCACCAAATCAATTTACTTTGATAGCATCTTGGTCTATCGGTAGCAACTAATCGAGCGAGATGTTCGCAGTTCCAGCCAGTTAGTGTGTATTCCCAATCTTTGAAAACATATAAAGCATGTTTGAGCCTTTCAATAGTTTGCTTTGGCTCAAACACTATGTGGTCTACGTTGATCACAAACTTGGCATCTAATTTTGAAAATGGACGCAAGCCACGACCTGTATCAAAAATATGTGTATCTGACAGTCCTATCCCATAGTGCCAAAACGGATCGAGAGGATTCTGCCAATTGAGTAAGGAACCATATCGACGACTGGATGAGTCAGCAAAACGGTCTACCGCTTCTATTCGTTGTTCAATTTCTTCTTGAGAGAGTGACATAAAACGACAAAGGCAGTGGGGGACTTAGATCATGAAGACATGACCGCAAGAGGGGCAACGTGTAAATTTAGTAATTCCCAAGCTTGCTATTGTTCCACCGATAATTGCTCCTGGTACAGTTCCAGCAATTGCTCCTAACGGTCCCATTGCTATTCCGACACCTGGCCCAAAGTAAGCTCCTACTGCTGCACCTGCTGCTGCCGCTCCAGTGGTAACAAGATGGTTGCTTGCTTCAAACTGGTTGCTGCATCTTGAACATACTACTTGTGCCATATTGCCCTCAGAAATTAGATACTTCATGTCTAATTTCTCTTTTCGTAATCTTTTCGATCCGTCCGAAAGACAAATATTACTTTTTCAAGGTTGCGTCGGTTAGGTTCGGTATCTTAAATCCTGGTATTCCGTACAGCGATCGCCCCAACCTGCTTCCAAAATTCACCACCAGAGACACCCGCACTTGGCACCCGTAAGCGCGTGACAACCACCCCACTCACACCTGATCGGAGGGGGTCTGGGGGACGCGCCTCGTCCTCCAGCAAGGGGGTTTGGGGGAAAGCTTCCCCCAAGTGCTCGAATTCCTCATCAACATCCGCACTTGGTACAGATGCGAAGCGCGTTCTTGATTGACCGATAAGACCTTCTGTTATGGGCTTGAAAGCTTCTACAGCTAGAATCCGACCACAAGAAGAAATCATTAAGCCTGCCAATATATTTTTCTTTCTCAGTAATATAGCTATATAGCTATCAAACGATTTTTTACCCAGGCTTTTAGGTGACCAAAAAACAAAAGCTACCTGAATCCAGCGATCGCCTCAAGCTCGAATGCGTGGCTCTCAACTAAAACACAACCCCTCAAACACCATAGACCGCGTTCTGCCATGACCTGCAATTCTTGATCACCAGAAATTGCAGACATGGTCCGACCCAACGTTTCCACGAGGATTAAATATGGTAACGACCACTCCTGCTGCCGATCACGTTTCCACCGGAACAATTCCCTCACTGACCTGGATCGATCAATTCGGAAGCTTACTCTCCGACGGTGCAACCAGCGTTGCCGTAGATGTCGCAGGCAATGTTTACATAGCCGGTTATAGCGAAGGTGAGTATGACCCTCGCAGACCCAGACCTACCCTCTACTACAACAACGACCTGTTCATCGTAAAGTACGACCGCAACGGTAATGAACTGTGGAGACAGGAACTGGGACACCTCAACTTAAGTGATCAAGCCAACGCGATCGCCGTTGATGGATTTGGCAACATCTACATCACAGGCTCAACCAATGACGCCTTACTAGGGTCTGGTGGAACCTCAGATGTCTTCCTGAAAAAGCTCAGCACGAACGGTAACATCCTCTGGGAAAAACAATTTGGTAGTTCTCGCAATGACACTGCCCGAGGCGTTGCAATCGATGCCACTGGCAACATCTACGTCACCGGAGAATTCGCAGGATACGGTAGCTTTAACCTGGGAAACGATAACGGCTTCCTGGCAAAATACGACCGCAATGGCAATCAACTCTGGGTACGAGAGACAGGCTTACCCAATAGCGATATTGCCTATGATGTTGCAGTTGATGCGGCTGGCAACATCTACATTGCAGGCACAACAGGTGGCTCACTGCAAGGCACCACAGTTGGCTTTACAGACGCTTTTTTGATGAAGTATGACAGTGCAGGCAACGCTCTATGGCAGCAAAACTATGGAGGGAGTTACTCTGATGGTGCTCAAGGGGTTGCTATAGACTCTGCTGGAAATGCCTACATCACGGGGTATTCCCAATCTGGCATTGGACAGCCTAAAAACAGTTTCGTAGCCAAATACCGCAACGACGGTACTTTACTGTGGGCGAATACCTACAACTACTCAACCTCAAACGATCAGGCAACCGATATCGCAATTGATGCCACTGACAACATCTACGTCACAGGTCAGGCGTTCTACACCATCAGCGGTCTGCAAGGTGGCGATGATGATGTCTTTCTCTTCAGGCTTGACCGAGATGGAAACTGGCTGGGTGACCACATTTTGGCAGCCCTGGGGACAGACCAACCCGGAAAACTAACAACCGATGTCTCTGGTAATGTCTACATTGCAGGCTACACCGAAGGAATATTCGGGGACGCCAGCGAAGGATACAACGATGCCTTTATCATCAAATTTGGTGCTAATCCCCTTCCAGTTAATCAGCTTCCATCCGAAGTTAATTCAACCCCTGGAGGTTCCTCCAATCCCATCCGGGGAAGTCGCAAACCCGAACGACTAAGCGGTACTGCTGACAACGACACCATTCTGGGTTTTGGTGGCAATGATCAACTGTTAGGAAATGCTGGAGACGATATTCTCAATGGTGGCGATGGCAACGATATCCTCCAGGGTGGAGCAGGTAACGATTATCTGAATGGTGGTAAAGGCAATAACCGGCTAACAGGTAACACAGGAAAAGATACATTTACCTTGACCAAAGATCGAAGGGCAGTAGATACCATTCAAGGCTTTCGCAACGGTGAAGACCAGTTTGACTTACCCCGTGGTGTCAGTTTTAGAGCGTTAGAGATTGTTCAAACAGGTAATCGCGTCACGCTCAGCTTCGGTAATGACATCCTAGCCACCGTAACAGGCATAAGAGCGAATCAGATTAACGCGAGTGACTTCGTTTAGAAAATGGGGGGGCGATCGCCCACTACTCACCCCCCTGCTGCCGTTGTTGAATCGCCGCCTGAATCACAAACACATCATTCAACGTCGCGATCGCCCCCGTTATCGCCTTCACCATATCAGGATTAGTCGTATCCCCCGTCCGTGCAGCACTGGCAATAAACCCGATCGCCAACTCCAACGAGTTTGGAATCTCCCCCACCCACTGACTTAATTTCTCGTTTGCCATCCTCCGAAACTCCCGCTGTAACTCCTCATCCACCTTCAGACGCGATCGCCATTGTTCGATCGTGCGGATGCTCACCCCAAATTCTATGGATACCTGCTTATCTGTTTTCAGTGTCGCCTCTACCAGAGCAGACGCAGCACGGACAACATTAAATCGTTTTGGCATCTACTCATACCTGTCTCCCAATGGCACTAATCAATAAGGCTTCATGCTTTGTCAGGCGATCGCCCAACTCATCCACCTGATCCACCAAATCACGCAGCACTAAATTAGACTGCTCCTGATTCTTCAGGATATGTGCCAGCTCTCTTTCCCGTGCATACTGCGATCGCGCCAATGAACGATACCAGGCAAGCGCACCCGCGAGGGATGAAATCAAACCCACTAACAAACCAACATCCACACCAGCCATAATCACTCCTCACCTCGTACAGGCGCGATTTATCGCGTCTCTCTCTATATCCACTATCTCCAAATCCAGAGCTAAAGAGGATTAGCGATTCAGCGGCATATATGACCGGGAAACCATGAAGATTAAACGCTTTATTTGTGAAGGTCGGGAAAACTGCGAAGTACTCGTTGTTCTGGGGATAAGGACAATATGCCGACGGGCAATCTGTTCAAACAGTTCTGAACGGGTTAGACCATGCGCTTTAGCCAGGGAGTCTAGCATCGTGCGACCTGTCCGAGTCATCACGACTACCACTTGTTCTGTCTTCGTCTCGTTGTATATTTCCCCCACCCCACGAGTGGAGGTGATACCCTTTTTGCCCATTCAAGCTACAACAACTGCTACTCTCAACACCTTCCTATCTGCAAGCTTATCCCAATTCCCAAAAGTAGACGGTAGGGGCGTTTCGCGAAACGCCCTGACAAGAGCTTTTATGCATAGCTCAAATTTAGAGAAACGATATAAGCGATCGCTCCCAAGTCCTCCCCACCCGCCACATGTACAAGCTCATACCAACCAATTGAGTCAAACCAAGTTGCAAGGGGGCACTTCTATCTACTGTTTCTATTAAGAGATCGCAACATAACCTTATCTAAATTAGATAAGCAGAGCTAAATTCTAGAGAGCATTAGTTCAAATGTATTTCCTCTTGCTCATGAAACCTCCTTTTGCTGCTCACACCCCTTCAAAAGATTCAGATACATGGCATGAGTTAAAATTCCACCTCAATAAGGTTGCAGCTTTAACCAAGCGATTTGCAGAGAAGTTTGGAGCAGGTGAGCTAGGACACTATGCTGGACTATGGCATGACTTAGGCAAATACAACCCCGCTTTTCAGAGATATTTAGAGCAGTGCAACGCAGCATCTCAAACAGGAGATGCAGAACCGCGCGATCGCGTCCCTCATGCAATCTATGGGGCAATTTTGGCAGATGAGATTTGTCCTACGGTTGCACCCTTAATCTACGGACATCATGCTGGACTACCTAATTACTCAGACCTCGACAGCATTCTGGGTAACTTTTTAGAAGAATCTAGAAACGAGGCAAACTATCAAAGAGTTTTAAATCTGGCAAGCCACGAGATAGAGACTGACCCAAAACAAAATTTTGAAACTCATCTTGAATCCCTAGGTGATGATAGTTTTGCCCGGGAGGTTTTTGACCGCCTACTATTTTCCTGTCTCATTGATGCCGATCGCTTAGACACTGAAGCATTTGACAATCCTGAACAAGCTGATATACGAAAAATTGAACGCCCTCAACTTCAGCAACTTTGGCAAACTTTTGACCGCAAACAGCAGGAGTTCATTAAGGAGAAGGAAACTCAAAACATCAATTCATCAGTATTTCAAGTTCGGCAGGAAGTTTATACTCACTGCTTGCGATCGGCTCTACAGGAACCGGGAATTTTTCGATTAACAGTACCGACAGGCGGTGGCAAAACGCTGAGTGGATTAGGATTTGCCCTTAAACATGCAACTCATCACAACGAGACAAAATCTGAATTGGAGATCAACTTTGAGCGAATCATTGTAGCAGTGCCTTACACCAGCATTATTGAGCAAACTATCAAGGTGTATCGGAGTGTGTTTAAAGAACAATTTGGTGAGAACTCTGTACTAGAACATCACAGTGCAGTGAGGTCAGATTTACAAGCGGAGCAACAACCAAATGAGGAGAAGCAAGAAGAACTTGATGAAAGTGCAAAACGTGCCCAAAGGCAAGCTCGATTAGCCACTCAAAATTGGGATGCCCCTCTAATCGTGACAACAACGGTGCAATTATTTGAGAGTTTGTTCTCTCATCGCACCAGTAAATGCCGCAAATTACACAACATTGTTGGTAGCGTCATCATTTTGGATGAGGTGCAAACACTACCGATCGCCCTGCGAATTCCAATTTGCAGCATGTTGCAGGAACTGGTCAAACGTTACCATGTGTCTGTTGTTCTTTGTACCGCAACTCAACCTGTGTTGGAGGGTAACAATGGCTATTTCCAGGGATTTGACTCCAGTTTGATATACGATGTTATCCCACGAGAAGATGTTACAGAACATTTCAAACAGTTGAGGCGAGTAACCTACAACCTGTCATCAATTCAAACTAAAACACGGTGGTCGTGGACAGATCTAGCCAGTAAGTTAAGTACTCATGAGCAAGCCCTAGTTGTGTTAAACACTCGTAAAGATGCGCTGAGGGTTCTAGATGCACTCCACGTTCAAACTCCAGACACCCTTGATTCCTCCTGGATTGAAGATAAAGTCAATCTCACACTTCAACACTGCCCCATATTGCATCTTTCAACTTTGTTATGTGGTGCTCATCGGCAAACTGTGTTAGACGAGATTCGCGATCGCCTTAGGCAAAATAAGCACTGCCTTCTGGTTTCAACTCAGGTAGTTGAAGCTGGGGTAGACCTCGATTTTCCAGCCGTTTACCGTGCATTAGGTCCTTTAGATCGAATTGTTCAAGCAGCTGGACGTTGTAATCGTGAAGGCAGGTTAGAAGTCGATGGTGTAAAATTTGCTGGGCAGGTGACTGTTTTTGAATTAGAGGAAGGTAGTATTCCCAAAAAAGGTAGCGAATATGCTAAGGCAACTGAGATAACTAATAGCCTACTGCAACAAGCCACAGCTGAAGATCTCCATGACCCAACAATCTTTCAGGCTTATGGACGCAGCCTTTACCAAATTGAGCATCCTGATAAACACAAAATTCAGGACGATCGCGCTGAACAAAACTATCGAAAAGTTTCTGAGAAGTTCAAGCTGATTGAAGACGAAACAATCCCAGTAGTCATACGTTACAACCAAGCTGTGCAAGAATTGCTCGATGAAATTCGCGATCGCGGATTGCTGTCCAGCGATCACCGTGCTCTCCAACCCTATGTTGTCAGTCTCCGCCAGTGGGAATTTCAGAAGCATCGCAACAGTATCCTAGAATGGCAACCTAACT
This Oscillatoria sp. FACHB-1407 DNA region includes the following protein-coding sequences:
- a CDS encoding PD40 domain-containing protein; the encoded protein is MVLGQDLNRLLNETPNSRKTLYLDDYPAVNPLLALRMAVNQVLEINQLPGGFPSISADGQLIVTLSFDRTTTTIYDRVGNRLLQGPFFNFSADGQLIATSSSDNTTSTIYDRTGNLILTLRGGFPSISTDGQLIVTTSPDGNSTIYDRTGNPILTVQGRSPSFSADGQLIVTTSPDGNSTVYDRTGNPILTVQGVNPRFSADGQLIVTDSPERTTSTIYDRAGNRLLQGPFPNFSLDGQLIVTTSSDGTTSIVYDRTSNRTLTLQGGYPRFSADGQLIGTTSPDGTTSTIYDRTGNPIFTLQGGGPSFSADGQLIGITSPNFNSTIYDRTGNPIFTLPGGYPSISADRRLIGTTSPDENSYIYERTGNSTLTLQGVNPRFSADGQLIVTDSSDGTSYIYDRTDNRTLTLQKGYSSISADGQLIVTSTLDNTTSTIYDRTGNPILTLQGGYSRISADGQLIVTSSDGNSTIYDRTGNPILTLQGSNPSISADGQIIGTTSSDGNSTVYDHTSNRLLTLPGSNPSISADGQLIGTTSFPDGNSTIYDRTGNPILTVQGKSPSFSADGQLIGTTYSDNTTSTIYNRAGNPILTLQGGYPRLSADGQFIITSPDFITSYIYDRAGNRLFQGINPSFSADGQLIAITSSDGTTSTVYDRSFKPVAEFPGSNPVFTPDGRYLITSVSDNQSQMWQIDNGLDDLLARGCSLLRTYFNTYPEALEQLPVCQTSTPNRPSS
- a CDS encoding terminase — translated: MPSGLKRIQRKLRELDELFPAKVTLEWQPQPGSQSLAYHCPADELFYGGSPGGGKSDLILGLALTQHRRSLILRRRALDLAAIKVRLAEITGRVPTNEFRVNGRYIQLGGCKDESSKYKYQGQAHDLKAFDEVNQFLETQYTYIKTWNRTAEPGQRCRTVCSFNPPTSPEQRWIISYLAPWLDKKHPRPAMSGEVRYYIGRDEVDGPEPQQGITPMSRCFILSKTSDNALLMATGYDRLLANLPPELAALTDFASSMQDDPYQVIPTAWVELAQDRWRQRWGAGYDPTRTNETMPTIRNILQDAIAGDIARGGTDETVIATRHGDNVFLWGYPGKDTPDGATAASKLLQHRQGNARMSIDVIGWGSSCHDHLKGLGHQPYAFNGSTASALRTRSGQFGFVNKRAEAYWKLREMLDPEHGATLALPPHPKLLGDLTAPRWFLSLRGIQVEEKAEIKKRLGRSPDTGDAVVMVCDVGALVYGSAF
- a CDS encoding SBBP repeat-containing protein, yielding MVTTTPAADHVSTGTIPSLTWIDQFGSLLSDGATSVAVDVAGNVYIAGYSEGEYDPRRPRPTLYYNNDLFIVKYDRNGNELWRQELGHLNLSDQANAIAVDGFGNIYITGSTNDALLGSGGTSDVFLKKLSTNGNILWEKQFGSSRNDTARGVAIDATGNIYVTGEFAGYGSFNLGNDNGFLAKYDRNGNQLWVRETGLPNSDIAYDVAVDAAGNIYIAGTTGGSLQGTTVGFTDAFLMKYDSAGNALWQQNYGGSYSDGAQGVAIDSAGNAYITGYSQSGIGQPKNSFVAKYRNDGTLLWANTYNYSTSNDQATDIAIDATDNIYVTGQAFYTISGLQGGDDDVFLFRLDRDGNWLGDHILAALGTDQPGKLTTDVSGNVYIAGYTEGIFGDASEGYNDAFIIKFGANPLPVNQLPSEVNSTPGGSSNPIRGSRKPERLSGTADNDTILGFGGNDQLLGNAGDDILNGGDGNDILQGGAGNDYLNGGKGNNRLTGNTGKDTFTLTKDRRAVDTIQGFRNGEDQFDLPRGVSFRALEIVQTGNRVTLSFGNDILATVTGIRANQINASDFV
- a CDS encoding helix-turn-helix domain-containing protein codes for the protein MPKRFNVVRAASALVEATLKTDKQVSIEFGVSIRTIEQWRSRLKVDEELQREFRRMANEKLSQWVGEIPNSLELAIGFIASAARTGDTTNPDMVKAITGAIATLNDVFVIQAAIQQRQQGGE
- the cas3 gene encoding CRISPR-associated helicase Cas3', with the translated sequence MKPPFAAHTPSKDSDTWHELKFHLNKVAALTKRFAEKFGAGELGHYAGLWHDLGKYNPAFQRYLEQCNAASQTGDAEPRDRVPHAIYGAILADEICPTVAPLIYGHHAGLPNYSDLDSILGNFLEESRNEANYQRVLNLASHEIETDPKQNFETHLESLGDDSFAREVFDRLLFSCLIDADRLDTEAFDNPEQADIRKIERPQLQQLWQTFDRKQQEFIKEKETQNINSSVFQVRQEVYTHCLRSALQEPGIFRLTVPTGGGKTLSGLGFALKHATHHNETKSELEINFERIIVAVPYTSIIEQTIKVYRSVFKEQFGENSVLEHHSAVRSDLQAEQQPNEEKQEELDESAKRAQRQARLATQNWDAPLIVTTTVQLFESLFSHRTSKCRKLHNIVGSVIILDEVQTLPIALRIPICSMLQELVKRYHVSVVLCTATQPVLEGNNGYFQGFDSSLIYDVIPREDVTEHFKQLRRVTYNLSSIQTKTRWSWTDLASKLSTHEQALVVLNTRKDALRVLDALHVQTPDTLDSSWIEDKVNLTLQHCPILHLSTLLCGAHRQTVLDEIRDRLRQNKHCLLVSTQVVEAGVDLDFPAVYRALGPLDRIVQAAGRCNREGRLEVDGVKFAGQVTVFELEEGSIPKKGSEYAKATEITNSLLQQATAEDLHDPTIFQAYGRSLYQIEHPDKHKIQDDRAEQNYRKVSEKFKLIEDETIPVVIRYNQAVQELLDEIRDRGLLSSDHRALQPYVVSLRQWEFQKHRNSILEWQPNFYVWDHDKSYDPIRGLPLMGDPSDAILLPVELLTSF